In Pantoea cypripedii, the following proteins share a genomic window:
- a CDS encoding sulfate ABC transporter substrate-binding protein has protein sequence MTLPVFKKLVGGIALSLAMAGAVQATELLNSSYDVSRELFVALNAPFEQQWDASHPGDKLTIKQSHAGSSKQALAILQGLRADVVTYNQVTDVQVLHDKGQLIPADWQSRLPNNSSPFYSTMAFLVRKGNPKNIHDWADLARTDVKLIFPNPKTSGNGRYTYLAAWGAADQADGKDKAKTEAFMTQFLKNVEVFDTGGRGATTTFAERGLGDVLISFESEVNNIRNQYAKDGYEVIVPKTNILAEFPVAWVDKNVEHNGTTDAAKAYLNYLYTPEAQKIITSFYYRVNNPELMAAQQDRFPQTRLFNVDEAFGGWDNVMKTHFASGAELDKLLAAGRG, from the coding sequence ATGACACTTCCCGTTTTTAAAAAGTTGGTTGGCGGTATCGCGCTTTCGCTGGCAATGGCGGGTGCTGTGCAGGCGACAGAGCTGCTCAACAGCTCCTATGACGTCTCGCGCGAGCTGTTTGTCGCCCTTAATGCACCTTTTGAGCAGCAGTGGGATGCCAGCCATCCGGGTGACAAGCTGACGATTAAACAATCGCATGCCGGGTCATCAAAACAGGCGCTGGCGATCCTGCAGGGTTTGCGTGCCGATGTGGTGACCTATAACCAGGTGACGGATGTGCAGGTGCTGCACGATAAAGGCCAGCTGATCCCGGCCGACTGGCAAAGCCGCCTGCCGAATAACAGCTCGCCGTTCTACTCCACCATGGCGTTCCTGGTGCGTAAGGGTAACCCGAAGAATATTCATGACTGGGCCGATCTGGCACGGACTGATGTGAAACTGATTTTCCCGAATCCTAAAACCTCCGGTAATGGCCGCTACACCTATCTGGCCGCCTGGGGTGCTGCGGATCAGGCAGATGGCAAAGACAAAGCCAAAACCGAAGCCTTTATGACGCAATTCCTGAAAAACGTCGAAGTGTTTGATACCGGTGGCCGTGGTGCTACCACCACCTTCGCCGAGCGCGGCCTGGGTGACGTGCTGATTAGCTTCGAGTCCGAAGTGAATAACATCCGTAACCAGTACGCTAAAGATGGCTACGAAGTGATTGTGCCGAAGACCAACATCCTCGCCGAATTCCCGGTTGCCTGGGTGGATAAAAACGTCGAGCACAATGGCACGACGGACGCGGCGAAAGCTTACCTGAATTATCTCTACACACCGGAAGCACAGAAAATTATCACCAGCTTTTACTATCGTGTGAACAACCCTGAGCTGATGGCAGCCCAGCAGGATCGCTTCCCGCAGACCCGCCTGTTCAATGTCGATGAGGCATTTGGTGGCTGGGATAACGTGATGAAAACCCATTTTGCCAGTGGCGCTGAGCTGGACAAATTGCTGGCAGCGGGGCGCGGTTAA